One window from the genome of Desulforhopalus sp. encodes:
- the aprB gene encoding adenylyl-sulfate reductase subunit beta, whose product MPSYVDPSKCDGCKGGDKTACMYICPNDLMVLNIEEMRAYNQEPDACWECYSCVKICPQGAIFVRGYDDFVPMGGQVHPMRSSDSIMWTVKFRNGNMKRFKFPIRTTAEGAANAYPGQKGASLDDECLLLEKDLPTPK is encoded by the coding sequence ATGCCAAGTTATGTAGATCCTTCCAAGTGTGATGGTTGCAAGGGTGGAGACAAAACCGCATGCATGTACATCTGTCCCAATGATCTGATGGTTCTGAACATTGAAGAGATGAGAGCGTACAATCAAGAGCCAGATGCATGTTGGGAATGTTATTCCTGCGTAAAAATCTGCCCACAAGGAGCAATCTTTGTTCGCGGGTATGACGACTTTGTGCCGATGGGTGGACAAGTTCATCCCATGAGATCTTCAGATTCCATCATGTGGACTGTTAAGTTCCGTAATGGCAACATGAAACGCTTCAAGTTTCCTATCCGCACCACCGCTGAAGGTGCTGCCAATGCTTACCCGGGCCAGAAGGGAGCCAGTCTTGATGACGAGTGTTTACTCCTCGAAAAAGATCTTCCTACCCCCAAATAA
- a CDS encoding HEAT repeat domain-containing protein — protein sequence MNEFPIGRCQCGAVYSCDATGHNVGAAIVETLVYACDDNADYAWELMPEDDYLTGRIENYDENEHRVVATKNIDGRAVRGVLYFVRLHSDAREIAKRIREKRDEILEQTVPEFRNPSTVAIEPAPDAGRVRQKANKTVVRELVDLGDIDTLVALCFDDKKTLRLMQRLLYDPIEDRRWQVAWTIGQVTARTSTREPGPVSELLHRLFEACSDSAATPWGMVETIGYVIALRPDIFGAFTRHLLNYLKETSTRNQVLWALAEIAEKRPDLIRDTPFYNLFHFLKHPEAQVRGQVVRLLGRIRASEAVFQLMELGNDQETFTWCQNGRLVTSTVASATAEAIRAIQGGAQHEQ from the coding sequence ATGAATGAATTTCCCATAGGGAGGTGCCAGTGCGGTGCGGTCTATTCCTGTGATGCAACAGGGCACAACGTCGGAGCAGCGATAGTTGAAACCCTCGTCTACGCTTGCGACGACAATGCTGATTATGCCTGGGAGCTGATGCCCGAAGATGACTATTTGACAGGCCGCATTGAAAACTACGATGAAAATGAGCATCGGGTTGTCGCTACAAAAAATATTGATGGGAGAGCCGTTCGCGGAGTGCTTTATTTTGTAAGACTGCACTCCGATGCTCGAGAAATCGCCAAAAGAATTCGGGAAAAACGGGATGAGATTCTCGAACAGACCGTCCCGGAGTTCCGTAATCCATCCACCGTTGCCATTGAACCGGCACCCGATGCCGGGCGAGTACGTCAGAAGGCAAATAAGACGGTAGTCAGGGAGCTTGTTGATCTGGGTGATATCGATACTCTTGTTGCCTTGTGTTTTGATGATAAGAAGACCCTCCGGCTGATGCAAAGATTGCTTTATGATCCCATTGAGGACAGGCGTTGGCAAGTTGCCTGGACGATAGGCCAGGTTACTGCGAGAACCTCAACTCGCGAGCCGGGACCGGTCTCCGAATTACTGCACCGCCTGTTTGAAGCCTGTTCCGATTCGGCTGCGACCCCATGGGGAATGGTGGAAACCATAGGTTACGTGATTGCCCTGCGACCGGATATTTTTGGTGCCTTCACTCGCCATCTGCTGAACTACCTCAAGGAAACATCTACGCGTAACCAGGTCTTATGGGCCCTCGCGGAAATTGCTGAAAAAAGGCCGGATCTAATTCGCGATACGCCTTTTTACAATCTGTTTCACTTTCTCAAACACCCGGAAGCTCAGGTTCGGGGGCAGGTGGTCCGTCTGCTTGGGCGGATAAGAGCATCAGAGGCGGTGTTCCAATTGATGGAGCTCGGTAATGATCAAGAAACATTTACCTGGTGCCAGAACGGGCGTTTGGTGACTTCAACGGTTGCTTCGGCTACGGCGGAAGCGATACGGGCAATACAAGGAGGTGCTCAGCATGAGCAATAA
- the nusB gene encoding transcription antitermination factor NusB yields MGTRRNSREVALQFLYQEDFTIGPGQQYGYDLAERFELFCDLFQVNKKSRDYAVELLQGVCENLDRLDQLIIEAATNWRLTRIAPTDRNLLRIAVYEMLERDDVPPQVAINEAVEIAKRFAGDDSPKFINGVLDAIRGRLAKI; encoded by the coding sequence ATGGGTACACGCAGAAACTCGCGGGAAGTTGCGCTTCAATTTCTCTATCAGGAGGACTTCACCATAGGTCCCGGCCAGCAATATGGCTATGACTTGGCCGAACGTTTTGAATTGTTTTGTGATCTCTTTCAAGTCAACAAAAAATCCCGGGACTATGCGGTTGAATTATTGCAGGGAGTTTGTGAAAATCTCGATCGACTTGACCAGCTAATAATTGAAGCCGCAACTAACTGGCGCCTGACGCGTATTGCTCCCACAGACCGGAACCTGCTGCGTATAGCGGTATATGAAATGCTTGAGAGGGACGATGTGCCGCCTCAAGTTGCCATAAATGAAGCTGTTGAGATTGCAAAGCGCTTTGCCGGTGATGATTCACCTAAGTTCATCAATGGCGTGCTTGATGCCATACGGGGTAGGCTGGCCAAGATATGA
- a CDS encoding DNA translocase FtsK 4TM domain-containing protein, whose product MAHAKESVRPGLKQEAFAVFGVFSSLFLFLSLITYSFKIGENWCGEFGLLIARGLFGFTGWGAYLLPSLLLLFSLLCFRPSVSCDRLPHVVAGLTGVVISFCGLLSSLTIKDPVYFNTGGFLGKTVFVLLNTVVGQGGTVLVLVLLFLFSLMLSVQFSLYKLSAVAYRSTLQSLTFFIRNPVLKKEKQAAADEKQIEIRQNKVEKVDVAPPLLQARSVPELTVAKAGSREKREDDEFAAKLVARGDWRLPPLTLLSKGSSVENKIDNEVYYKISLQLEQKLKNFGVSGKVVGISPGPVVTTYEYSPAPGIKINKIVGLADDLALGLKAQSVRVVGSVPGKAALGIEIPNEIRQIVYIRELIADEAYRANSHKLSIALGLDVVGNLAMANLAKMPHLLIAGATGAGKSVGINTIIASILYNATPEEVRFLMVDPKRIELSGYEGIPHLLHPVVVDPKLASRALNWAVREMERRYRLLEEARVKSFDTYNEATNEKLPYIVVIVDELADLMMVASKDVEAAIARLAQMARAAGIHLILATQRPSVDVLTGLIKANFPTRISFKVSSKIDSRTILDASGAEHLLGAGDMLLLAPGTSQIKRIHGAYISEKETSDIVQFWKDQGGSVYDDAMIQEIEKDDSQDDQGGGDDFDERYDEAVALVTQSGQASISLVQRRLRVGYNRAARMIEMMEKEGVIGPADGAKPREVIVRNDYT is encoded by the coding sequence ATGGCGCATGCAAAAGAAAGTGTTCGGCCGGGATTGAAGCAGGAAGCATTCGCCGTATTCGGTGTGTTTTCCTCACTTTTTCTTTTCCTGAGTCTTATTACATATTCGTTTAAAATTGGTGAAAATTGGTGTGGTGAGTTTGGTTTGCTCATTGCCCGAGGTCTTTTCGGCTTCACCGGATGGGGTGCCTATCTCTTACCTTCCCTCCTTTTATTGTTTTCCCTTCTGTGTTTTCGACCAAGCGTGTCCTGTGATCGTTTGCCCCATGTTGTTGCAGGGCTTACAGGGGTTGTAATTTCCTTTTGTGGATTGCTCTCCTCGCTGACGATTAAGGATCCAGTTTATTTTAATACCGGCGGGTTTCTTGGTAAAACAGTATTTGTCCTATTGAACACAGTAGTTGGGCAGGGAGGGACTGTGCTTGTTTTAGTGTTATTGTTTCTCTTCTCTTTGATGTTGTCGGTCCAATTTTCACTGTATAAACTGAGCGCTGTGGCATATCGATCAACACTACAATCTCTGACATTTTTCATTAGGAATCCGGTACTTAAAAAGGAAAAACAGGCTGCTGCCGATGAAAAACAAATCGAAATTCGTCAGAATAAGGTTGAAAAGGTAGATGTCGCACCTCCTCTCTTGCAAGCACGCAGTGTTCCAGAGTTAACCGTAGCCAAAGCTGGCTCCAGAGAAAAAAGGGAAGATGATGAGTTTGCTGCTAAGTTGGTGGCCAGGGGAGATTGGCGGTTGCCCCCCCTGACACTGCTGAGCAAGGGCAGTTCTGTGGAAAATAAGATCGATAACGAAGTCTATTACAAAATCTCCCTCCAATTAGAGCAAAAACTCAAGAATTTCGGTGTTTCAGGTAAGGTTGTGGGTATTTCGCCGGGGCCCGTGGTTACCACCTATGAGTATTCTCCAGCACCGGGTATAAAAATTAATAAAATAGTAGGGTTAGCTGATGATCTCGCCCTAGGCTTGAAGGCTCAATCGGTAAGGGTTGTCGGTTCGGTGCCTGGAAAGGCGGCATTGGGCATTGAGATACCAAACGAAATTCGACAGATTGTTTATATTCGTGAACTGATCGCCGATGAGGCGTATCGTGCGAATTCACATAAACTGTCGATTGCACTTGGTCTCGACGTGGTCGGCAATTTGGCGATGGCGAATTTGGCAAAGATGCCGCATCTTTTGATAGCCGGCGCTACTGGGGCTGGTAAAAGTGTTGGAATTAACACGATTATTGCTTCAATCCTGTATAATGCCACACCTGAAGAGGTGCGTTTTCTGATGGTTGATCCTAAACGCATCGAATTGTCTGGGTACGAGGGTATCCCACATCTCCTGCATCCTGTTGTTGTCGACCCGAAGCTTGCCTCTCGGGCTCTCAACTGGGCTGTCAGAGAAATGGAGCGGCGCTATCGTTTGCTCGAAGAGGCGCGTGTTAAAAGTTTTGATACCTATAATGAAGCGACAAATGAAAAACTCCCTTATATCGTGGTAATAGTCGATGAGCTAGCTGATTTAATGATGGTGGCCTCAAAGGATGTTGAGGCAGCCATTGCCAGGCTGGCCCAGATGGCGAGGGCGGCGGGGATTCACCTCATTCTTGCAACCCAACGGCCATCAGTCGATGTACTGACCGGACTTATTAAAGCTAATTTTCCAACAAGGATTTCCTTTAAGGTTTCATCAAAAATCGATTCTCGAACTATTCTTGATGCTTCAGGGGCCGAACATTTATTGGGCGCTGGTGACATGCTTCTCTTGGCCCCGGGGACATCACAAATCAAGAGAATTCACGGGGCATATATCTCTGAAAAGGAGACATCCGATATCGTACAGTTTTGGAAGGACCAAGGCGGTTCTGTTTATGATGATGCAATGATTCAGGAAATCGAGAAGGATGATTCTCAGGACGATCAAGGGGGGGGGGACGATTTTGATGAACGATATGACGAGGCGGTTGCGCTGGTGACTCAGAGTGGTCAGGCGTCAATTTCACTTGTACAGCGAAGGCTGCGAGTAGGGTATAACCGGGCCGCCCGAATGATTGAAATGATGGAGAAGGAAGGGGTGATTGGACCTGCTGACGGAGCTAAACCACGAGAGGTTATTGTGCGCAATGACTACACTTAG
- a CDS encoding bifunctional riboflavin kinase/FAD synthetase encodes MQILKGTEEVVGEITNACVTIGNFDGVHFGHQQLFQTVVQKARAIKGTSVAITFDPHPLQVLVPGGIKLISTCEQKVELIAMAGIDVLLIIPFTREFAKTTADEFVAELLVRQLGVQELVVGYDYAFGKGRSGNIEFLQKQGKRYGFPVTVVDAYYLDGELVSSTRIRELVREGDMAAARKLLGRNYQIRGTVQVGKQRGGKVIGFPTANLKFNEEDLVPKHGVYVTQVICRGRGYGGILNIGYNPTFGEDQLVAETHIFDFNEDIYGQPIKVNLLKFLRSERKFSGPQELAEQIGKDVLVAKSILAAHQKELFLSTDNRFNR; translated from the coding sequence ATGCAAATATTAAAAGGTACAGAAGAGGTCGTTGGAGAAATCACTAATGCCTGTGTCACCATCGGCAACTTTGATGGAGTTCACTTTGGTCACCAGCAACTGTTTCAAACCGTGGTACAAAAAGCCAGGGCCATAAAGGGTACCTCCGTGGCGATCACCTTCGATCCACATCCACTGCAGGTTTTGGTGCCCGGTGGTATTAAACTTATTTCAACCTGCGAACAAAAGGTTGAGCTTATCGCAATGGCGGGCATTGATGTTTTGCTGATCATCCCATTCACCAGAGAGTTTGCTAAGACCACGGCCGATGAATTCGTTGCCGAGTTGTTGGTTCGGCAACTCGGCGTCCAGGAGCTAGTCGTTGGCTATGACTATGCCTTTGGCAAGGGGAGAAGCGGCAATATAGAATTTTTGCAGAAACAGGGTAAGCGCTATGGCTTTCCGGTAACAGTTGTTGATGCCTATTATCTTGACGGGGAACTGGTCAGTTCGACGAGAATTCGTGAATTAGTCAGGGAAGGCGATATGGCAGCAGCGAGGAAGCTGTTGGGGAGAAATTATCAGATCCGCGGCACAGTACAAGTAGGCAAGCAACGAGGCGGCAAGGTCATTGGATTTCCAACTGCCAATCTAAAATTCAACGAGGAAGATCTCGTGCCGAAACACGGTGTCTATGTAACACAGGTGATCTGCAGGGGGCGGGGCTATGGCGGGATCCTTAATATCGGCTACAACCCGACCTTTGGCGAGGACCAATTGGTTGCTGAAACCCATATCTTCGATTTTAACGAGGATATTTATGGTCAACCCATCAAAGTTAACCTTCTGAAATTTCTTCGCAGTGAGCGAAAGTTTTCAGGTCCACAGGAGCTCGCAGAACAAATTGGCAAAGATGTCTTAGTGGCAAAATCGATCCTTGCCGCTCATCAAAAAGAATTGTTTTTATCCACTGACAATCGATTCAATCGCTAA
- a CDS encoding riboflavin synthase: MFTGIIEGLGRIAGKRTAGGGIVLDLEAGFALTDPKEGESIATSGVCLTAHTIHDRRFSADVSPETLSRTKLGMLGPGDLVNLERAVRLSDRLGGHLVSGHVDCLATVSSRKELGHYTLFSFSLEKEQDRYIIEKGSIAIDGISLTVNSCGPGFFSVSIIPHTLQVTTLGTLKVGNKVNIEVDIIGKYVAKLLMPKGQPIAADGDQGITSGFLARHGFL; encoded by the coding sequence ATGTTTACCGGAATTATCGAAGGGCTTGGCAGAATTGCCGGCAAGCGCACTGCCGGAGGAGGCATTGTCCTCGACCTTGAGGCCGGATTTGCATTGACCGATCCCAAGGAGGGTGAGTCTATAGCAACCAGCGGGGTTTGCCTGACTGCCCACACCATTCATGACCGACGATTCAGTGCCGATGTCTCCCCCGAGACCCTTTCGCGCACCAAGCTTGGCATGCTCGGCCCCGGGGATTTAGTCAATCTTGAACGGGCTGTCCGTTTGTCTGATAGGCTTGGTGGACATCTTGTATCCGGGCATGTAGATTGTTTGGCCACCGTTTCCAGCCGCAAGGAACTTGGCCACTACACGCTGTTCTCTTTCTCCCTGGAAAAAGAGCAAGATCGATATATTATTGAAAAGGGATCCATTGCCATTGACGGAATAAGTCTCACCGTTAACAGCTGCGGTCCAGGTTTTTTTTCGGTATCAATTATTCCCCATACCCTGCAGGTTACAACTCTTGGCACCCTAAAGGTCGGCAATAAGGTCAACATTGAGGTCGATATTATTGGAAAATATGTTGCTAAACTACTGATGCCAAAGGGACAGCCGATTGCTGCGGATGGGGACCAGGGGATTACCTCCGGTTTTCTGGCAAGGCATGGTTTTCTTTAA
- a CDS encoding phosphoenolpyruvate carboxykinase (GTP): protein MLELKKGDEILAVVGGVRNILEASKAIAEKLDTENQKKLELIKCEEALIKIANAIAMCRPDSVFVNTGSNADVQWVREYSLKKGEEKKLAKEGHTIHFDLPQDQARLVNQTYYIVNPGEKMSSLAKTVPRVEAIDYVKKFMPGIMSGKTMIIGFYSRGPVGAEATIPAIEISSSGYVLHSAEILYRNCFKDFDAEVTRAGLFFTNVHSEGNNTPEDVPNARIFMDRSWFTTYATFCTYAGNTLLLKKGNHRFSVDYATYYKVEKQLSEHMFITGMTGPSGRKTFFAGAAPSGCGKTTTAMVGSDFIGDDLAQFWIDKNGILRAINPEKGIFGIVEDVNREGDPHLMNCLRGDGTEVIWSNVLVADGVPYWVGNGEELPEKGFNFQGEWFKGKTDAAGKPVPLSHKNSRCTLRASAIANHATELSESSQGVPIKVITYSGRDGDTMPPVWVAKTPDEGVVIGASIVSKATATEVGATGVNRQPWANAPFIPGALADYMEAQFTFFNSAKFSEKTRPIMAGLNYFLTHGNRGGSGDKLLGEKKDVKVWLSWLELFANGDVKAITTPVGYLPLYEDLVKLFKLIDKEYPRSLYDMQFSLYIDKIVARIDLQKAAYSKEADIPTKLFAVYEKQRNELLQLKERLGAIVTMDKLS, encoded by the coding sequence ATGCTTGAATTGAAGAAGGGCGATGAGATCCTCGCGGTTGTTGGTGGAGTGCGGAATATTTTAGAAGCGAGCAAGGCCATCGCCGAAAAACTTGATACGGAAAATCAAAAGAAGCTGGAGCTGATCAAATGCGAAGAGGCACTGATCAAAATTGCCAATGCCATTGCCATGTGCCGGCCGGACAGTGTCTTTGTCAATACCGGCAGCAATGCAGATGTGCAGTGGGTGAGAGAATACTCGCTTAAAAAAGGCGAGGAAAAGAAACTTGCAAAGGAAGGCCACACCATCCACTTTGATCTGCCACAAGATCAGGCAAGGCTGGTAAACCAGACCTATTACATCGTCAACCCCGGCGAAAAAATGAGCTCGCTTGCCAAGACGGTACCTCGTGTCGAGGCCATCGATTACGTCAAGAAGTTTATGCCGGGGATCATGTCCGGTAAAACGATGATCATTGGTTTTTATAGCCGGGGCCCGGTTGGCGCTGAGGCAACAATCCCGGCTATCGAAATCTCCTCGTCTGGATATGTCCTCCATTCTGCTGAAATCCTCTACAGAAACTGTTTTAAGGATTTCGATGCCGAGGTCACCCGCGCCGGACTGTTCTTTACCAACGTCCATTCAGAAGGCAACAACACCCCGGAAGATGTGCCAAATGCCCGTATTTTCATGGATAGAAGCTGGTTCACAACCTATGCGACCTTCTGTACCTATGCCGGCAACACCCTCCTCCTGAAAAAAGGTAATCATCGGTTCAGTGTCGATTATGCCACCTATTACAAAGTTGAAAAGCAGTTATCAGAGCACATGTTCATAACCGGCATGACCGGACCGAGCGGTAGGAAGACATTCTTTGCCGGTGCGGCACCATCAGGGTGTGGCAAGACCACCACGGCAATGGTCGGCAGTGATTTCATCGGTGATGACCTCGCCCAGTTCTGGATTGATAAGAATGGAATTCTTCGCGCTATCAACCCTGAAAAAGGCATCTTTGGCATCGTCGAAGACGTCAATCGTGAGGGTGATCCGCACCTGATGAATTGTCTGCGGGGCGATGGTACGGAGGTCATCTGGTCAAATGTCCTGGTGGCCGATGGTGTTCCTTACTGGGTCGGCAACGGCGAGGAATTACCGGAAAAAGGTTTCAACTTTCAGGGAGAGTGGTTCAAAGGCAAAACCGATGCCGCCGGCAAACCGGTACCGCTGTCCCATAAGAATTCCCGCTGCACACTAAGGGCCTCGGCCATTGCCAATCATGCCACCGAACTCTCCGAATCATCGCAGGGTGTGCCGATCAAGGTTATTACCTACTCCGGCCGGGATGGCGATACCATGCCTCCGGTCTGGGTTGCAAAAACCCCGGACGAGGGCGTGGTTATTGGTGCATCGATTGTCTCCAAGGCCACCGCCACAGAGGTCGGGGCTACCGGCGTAAATCGTCAGCCATGGGCCAACGCACCCTTTATTCCAGGCGCCCTTGCCGATTATATGGAGGCCCAGTTCACCTTTTTTAACTCAGCAAAATTCTCGGAAAAAACTCGCCCAATCATGGCCGGCTTGAACTATTTCCTTACCCATGGCAATCGTGGCGGCTCCGGCGACAAACTGCTTGGCGAGAAAAAAGATGTAAAGGTCTGGTTGAGCTGGCTTGAACTCTTTGCCAACGGTGACGTAAAGGCCATAACCACACCGGTCGGCTACCTTCCTCTCTACGAGGATCTTGTCAAACTCTTCAAGTTGATCGATAAAGAGTACCCCAGGTCTTTGTATGATATGCAATTCTCCCTGTATATTGATAAAATTGTCGCCCGCATAGACCTCCAGAAAGCTGCCTATAGCAAGGAGGCCGACATCCCGACCAAGCTGTTTGCCGTTTATGAAAAGCAGCGGAATGAGCTGCTTCAGTTGAAAGAAAGACTTGGCGCAATCGTCACAATGGACAAGCTTTCCTAA
- a CDS encoding bifunctional 3,4-dihydroxy-2-butanone-4-phosphate synthase/GTP cyclohydrolase II, producing MAVSSIDEVIKDIKAGKMVILVDDEDRENEGDLYMAAEMVDADAINFMATYGRGLICLTLSGDLVDKLELPMMVSDNKSPYGTGFTISIEAKTGVSTGISAADRARTVQAAVAKDAKPGDLVSPGHIFPLRARDGGVLVRTGQTEGSVDLSRIAGLTPAGVICEIMNDDGTMARMNDLEKFATKHGLKIATIADLVAYRLREDTLVKREVEARVPTEHAGEFKAVVYSNSIDHLEHIALVKGDISKAKRVLVRVHSECLTGDVFGSSRCDCGLQLNAAMQMIDQEGCGIVLYMRQEGRGIGLINKLKAYCLQDEEGVDTVEANHRLGFKSDLRDYGIGAQILRDLGVSKMAILTNNPKKIVGLEGYGIEVVERFPLEMPAGKENKGYLMCKRDRMGHLITVDD from the coding sequence ATGGCAGTTAGTTCGATTGATGAGGTTATTAAGGACATTAAGGCCGGTAAAATGGTCATTTTGGTCGATGATGAGGATCGTGAAAACGAAGGCGATCTCTACATGGCCGCGGAAATGGTCGATGCCGATGCCATTAATTTTATGGCAACCTACGGCCGGGGCTTGATTTGTCTGACCTTGAGTGGCGATTTGGTCGACAAGCTTGAGCTGCCGATGATGGTTTCCGATAATAAATCTCCGTACGGTACAGGTTTTACCATCAGCATTGAAGCAAAAACCGGTGTTTCAACTGGAATTTCCGCAGCTGATCGGGCAAGAACCGTGCAGGCAGCCGTCGCAAAGGATGCCAAGCCTGGCGACCTGGTCAGTCCGGGGCATATTTTCCCGCTGAGGGCTCGGGATGGCGGTGTTTTGGTGCGTACTGGTCAGACTGAGGGGTCGGTCGATCTTTCTCGCATTGCCGGTTTAACCCCGGCCGGAGTTATTTGTGAAATCATGAATGACGATGGAACGATGGCGAGAATGAATGACCTCGAAAAGTTTGCCACAAAGCATGGCCTAAAGATTGCCACTATTGCCGACTTGGTTGCTTACCGGCTGCGTGAAGACACGCTTGTAAAAAGGGAAGTAGAAGCACGGGTGCCGACAGAACATGCTGGAGAGTTCAAGGCGGTAGTTTATTCCAATTCTATTGATCATCTTGAGCATATAGCCCTTGTCAAGGGTGATATTAGCAAGGCGAAGCGGGTACTGGTCCGGGTCCATTCCGAATGCCTTACCGGTGATGTCTTTGGCTCATCCCGCTGCGATTGCGGGCTGCAGCTTAATGCCGCTATGCAGATGATTGATCAGGAGGGGTGTGGCATAGTGCTTTATATGCGACAGGAAGGTCGAGGGATTGGTCTCATCAATAAACTGAAAGCATATTGTCTGCAAGATGAAGAGGGTGTTGATACCGTTGAAGCAAATCATCGCTTAGGTTTTAAGAGTGATCTGCGGGATTACGGAATAGGTGCACAAATCCTTCGCGATCTTGGGGTCAGCAAGATGGCAATTCTCACCAATAACCCGAAAAAGATTGTCGGTCTTGAAGGGTATGGTATCGAAGTCGTTGAGCGCTTTCCTTTAGAGATGCCGGCCGGCAAAGAAAATAAAGGCTATCTCATGTGCAAACGTGACCGAATGGGACACCTCATAACGGTCGATGATTGA
- a CDS encoding tetratricopeptide repeat protein: MSNKLQSLDSIEAIGGNPRQESQDAVKKEYNDGLQFLEKQEFGQAALAFHNALLGFEERQDEAGIANASNQIGHLCLSRKDYEGALKHYERALLICDKLNDRMSSLAVLQKIVAARKGLKKYDEAIAASMKMLDLYQDNRDPQGSVTTLEEIAEIYLEAGKKEKAAGTYKVIGSIHKNFQHDSIAAKYMEKAAQLAQVVD; this comes from the coding sequence ATGAGCAATAAACTTCAATCACTTGATTCAATTGAAGCAATTGGTGGGAATCCGAGACAAGAATCTCAGGATGCAGTGAAAAAAGAATACAATGACGGCCTGCAGTTTCTTGAGAAGCAGGAGTTTGGTCAGGCTGCTCTGGCGTTTCACAACGCTCTTCTTGGTTTTGAGGAAAGGCAGGATGAGGCTGGAATTGCCAACGCCAGCAACCAAATTGGCCATTTATGTCTTTCTCGGAAAGACTATGAAGGTGCCCTTAAACATTATGAAAGGGCACTGCTCATTTGCGACAAACTCAATGACCGAATGAGCTCTCTGGCTGTTTTGCAAAAAATTGTTGCGGCACGGAAAGGGTTGAAGAAGTATGATGAGGCCATTGCGGCAAGCATGAAGATGCTGGATCTTTATCAGGACAACCGTGATCCTCAGGGATCGGTGACGACCCTTGAGGAGATTGCCGAGATATATCTCGAAGCCGGAAAAAAAGAAAAAGCGGCGGGTACCTATAAGGTCATTGGCTCGATTCACAAGAATTTTCAGCATGATAGTATCGCGGCAAAATACATGGAAAAAGCAGCTCAGTTGGCCCAGGTTGTTGATTAA
- a CDS encoding tetratricopeptide repeat protein, with the protein MVEELREDLPKVIEELEKKCQEHPKSVMAFHHLGLVYMKAGRIPEAVKALEKAIELDDLSSESMINLGAIYFGQGNLDKARELNEKAIAVSPESAQAHANLGLIWQQSNELEKAIASYEKALRHDPKLATAWMNLTSVLTMKGDDERAVIAARKGLELDPDSPLGNNNLAVALYFSGMYTDAKIHMERARELGYSVDPNFVTRLKEKLG; encoded by the coding sequence ATGGTTGAAGAGTTACGAGAAGATTTGCCGAAGGTGATTGAGGAGTTGGAGAAAAAATGCCAAGAGCATCCAAAATCGGTTATGGCATTTCACCATTTGGGCTTGGTGTATATGAAGGCCGGCCGTATACCAGAGGCCGTTAAAGCATTGGAAAAGGCTATTGAGCTTGATGATCTCAGTAGCGAGAGCATGATTAATCTCGGGGCTATCTACTTCGGTCAGGGGAATCTCGACAAGGCTCGTGAGTTGAATGAAAAGGCCATTGCCGTTAGCCCGGAAAGCGCCCAGGCCCATGCAAATCTCGGGCTTATCTGGCAACAGAGCAATGAACTGGAGAAGGCTATTGCCTCGTATGAAAAGGCCCTTCGACATGATCCGAAACTTGCTACCGCCTGGATGAATCTCACCTCTGTATTGACCATGAAGGGCGACGATGAACGGGCAGTTATTGCCGCAAGAAAGGGTCTGGAACTTGATCCCGACTCACCTTTAGGTAACAACAATCTTGCCGTTGCTCTTTATTTCAGCGGGATGTACACAGATGCCAAAATCCATATGGAAAGAGCCAGAGAGCTTGGATATTCAGTGGATCCGAACTTTGTAACACGGCTCAAGGAAAAATTGGGCTAA
- the ribE gene encoding 6,7-dimethyl-8-ribityllumazine synthase produces the protein MAKFIEGNLKADGKKFAIVVSRFNSFLTEKLLDGALDSLTRSGAAGEDIDVVRVPGAFEIPLIAKKLAGSQKYNAVIVLGVVIRGATPHFDVVVNEVSKGSAQAGLETGVPVLFGVLTTETIEQAIERSGTKAGNKGSDVAMAAIEMANLIDSLH, from the coding sequence ATGGCAAAATTTATTGAAGGAAATCTGAAAGCAGACGGTAAGAAATTCGCGATTGTAGTATCACGTTTTAATTCATTCCTGACCGAAAAGCTCTTGGATGGAGCCCTGGACAGCCTCACCCGTTCCGGGGCCGCAGGTGAAGATATTGATGTCGTTCGGGTGCCAGGGGCTTTTGAGATCCCGCTCATTGCCAAGAAACTCGCAGGATCGCAAAAATACAATGCCGTTATTGTGTTGGGTGTTGTGATCAGAGGGGCAACGCCGCATTTTGATGTTGTCGTCAATGAAGTTTCAAAAGGCTCGGCTCAGGCTGGTTTGGAAACTGGCGTTCCGGTCCTTTTCGGAGTTCTTACCACGGAAACTATTGAACAGGCTATAGAACGTAGTGGGACAAAGGCGGGCAACAAGGGTTCTGATGTTGCCATGGCTGCCATAGAAATGGCCAACCTGATAGATTCGCTGCACTAA